The Amycolatopsis coloradensis sequence GCGAGCACTTGCCGCACCAGGCCGGTGCCGACGTCGCACACGTCGACCGTCACCGCGATCGACGGCGACTCGCGGACGAGGCCGGCCAGCCGCGCCCACGGTCCGGTGAGGATCCAGAAGGCCCGCTTCTCCCAGAGGTACCAGGTCGGGCGCACGGTCGGGCCCGCGGTGGCGACCCTGGCCGTGAGCGGACCGGCGAGGAATTCGTCGACGTCGAACATCAGACCTCGAGCAACGTCTTGCCGATCGCGCCACGCGTCT is a genomic window containing:
- a CDS encoding pyridoxamine 5'-phosphate oxidase family protein, giving the protein MFDVDEFLAGPLTARVATAGPTVRPTWYLWEKRAFWILTGPWARLAGLVRESPSIAVTVDVCDVGTGLVRQVLARGEAEVLPFDVPRGRRLLSRYLGRDEHKWDARFRSYLHDDPEVKGTVWVRMVPKRFVAEDLGYRV